A DNA window from Hordeum vulgare subsp. vulgare chromosome 1H, MorexV3_pseudomolecules_assembly, whole genome shotgun sequence contains the following coding sequences:
- the LOC123414413 gene encoding uncharacterized protein LOC123414413: protein MAAVLVRELGEMEELVEEILIRLPKDEPGNLLRSSLVCKPWRGLLAGDGFRRRYGDFHQTPPMLGFFQNWPEPCAELWPTTDFLARDLDPQHHYSVEDCRHGRVLLRYLDEDANMARLVVWDPITGRQTVFGSLENEMSATGSWSASVLCAADNCRHGDCQSGPVRVVFVILHQEEQVATASVYSSETASWSSPAVTDIGMFEDEDEICFCTPSVLAGDALYFLLFRDQDVEDCSILEYNFGTSCLSEIHHPEEMEDASNSPILMVGEDGRLGIAHLFFFCLSIWWREVDPDGGVSWTQPRDIDLQTILPASDFTVSPELVGSVEGTDIIFVTTSLGTYEIDLKSLSLKMLSSKLDQHPHVRWTLFPYVSFYHPPAAAGGVLAEASSDEEPGHGNEEAEVSSIEEV, encoded by the exons ATGGCGGCGGTGCTTGTGCGGGAGCTTGGCGAGATGGAGGAGCTCGTGGAGGAGATCCTCATCCGCCTCCCTAAGGACGAGCCTGGTAATCTTCTCCGCTCCTCCCTCGTCTGCAAGCCATGGCGCGGCCTCCTCGCCGGCGACGGCTTCCGTCGCCGCTACGGCGACTTCCACCAAACACCTCCCATGCTTGGCTTCTTCCAAAACTGGCCGGAACCCTGCGCCGAATTATGGCCTACCACGGATTTCCTCGCGCGTGACCTCGACCCCCAGCACCACTATTCCGTGGAAGATTGTCGCCACGGCCGGGTCCTCCTTCGGTACTTGGATGAGGATGCGAATATGGCAAGGCTGGTCGTCTGGGACCCCATCACGGGCAGACAAACGGTGTTTGGCAGCCTCGAAAACGAAATGTCGGCAACGGGAAGCTGGTCTGCCTCGGTGCTCTGTGCTGCGGACAACTGCCGCCACGGTGACTGCCAATCGGGTCCAGTCcgcgttgttttcgtcatccttCACCAGGAAGAGCAGGTTGCTACGGCGTCCGTCTACTCATCGGAGACGGCTAGTTGGAGCTCTCCGGCCGTCACCGACATTGGTATGTTTGAGGATGAAGATGAAATCTGTTTCTGCACGCCTAGTGTACTCGCAGGAGACGCGCTCTATTTCCTCCTGTTCCGGGACCAGGATGTTGAAGATTGCAGTATTCTCGAATACAACTTTGGAACCTCTTGTCTGTCAGAGATTCATCATCCGGAAGAGATGGAGGATGCCAGCAACAGTCCTATCCTCATGGTGGGGGAAGACGGCAGGCTGGGGATTGCACACCTCTTCTTTTTCTGCCTCTCCATCTGGTGGAGGGAGGTGGATCCCGATGGAGGTGTGTCCTGGACACAACCGAGAGACATCGACCTCCAGACTATTCTTCCCGCTAGTGATTTCACAGTATCACCAGAGTTGGTTGGCTCCGTCGAGGGTACTGACATCATTTTTGTAACCACAAGTCTCGGCACCTACGAAATTGATCTCAAGTCACTAAGCTTGAAGATGCTCTCAAGCAAGCTGGATCAACATCCACATGTCAGATGGACCCTCTTTCCCTACGTCAGCTTCTACCATCCTCCAG CGGCGGCTGGTGGTGTTCTGGCTGAAGCATCAAGTGATGAAGAACCTGGGCATGGCAATGAGGAAGCAGAAGTCTCAAGCATTGAAGAAGTTTAG